From the Trifolium pratense cultivar HEN17-A07 linkage group LG4, ARS_RC_1.1, whole genome shotgun sequence genome, the window CACGTACCTTCACAAGGCCCCAATGATTAAAAAAGTTTATTGGCATCCTCCAAAGTTACTTGATTAAGTGTAGTATTGATGGTGCAACACTCGGTAGTCTTGGGATATCTGATTGTGGTGGTATTATTAGGGATTTCTTACCCCGGGCTCTTCTCGTATGTTTAAGTCCTACCATAAATGTTCTCTTTATCATGCTTGTGATCAATGAAACAAATGAGAATTGGTCAATGTAGTACAACATGTGTAGATAAGAAAAACCTTTGTAACTTAGTTGTTTTCATCCTCCTGTTCTCATGCAATGTCCTTCAATGCCTTTCTATACTATTCTCTATATTTTTGTGGCCTGCAATTGTTATAAAAGCAAAGTTATCATTGTCTCCGACACTTCCCTTGATGTGTACACTTTTTCAAGACCTTAAATTTGATCCTTTGTCCCACCACATATGGAGCTTTGATAGTGATATTGGAAATGTGAGGGGTGAAAATGTGCAGGCAATTGTACCTTTTAGGTCCTcattttttctcaattattcAACTAATATGAATAAAGCTGacactttctttcttctttcttttgtcATTAACTTTTTTGATTTTGACATAAGAAATTTAATCATGTGATATATGAATTTATTTACTCTTGTTCAAATAGATAATGTCTTGAATTAGATACTCTCAATTGTGATATTCATTAGAGATAGCGCAGTCAATATTCGGATTTAGATTTCTCGCGGTAACTGCGTCACTCGGTTATTGGTCTAAGCTGTCTAATTTGAGATCAACGACTGATATTATATTCAGTTGATTTTATTTGTAAGTAACTTAAAGTCTTAAACCGTCCGATCTCTGATAAATGGATGTGATTTAAAACAGCATGATATTTCAACTGCAGGCAATCCTGGTCGGTGAATATTCACCCTTTTCgaactttttgtttttatatatttttttttgtttttaactaGGCCAAAGATTTCACATGAGAAATTTTTTACCGAAAAGGATCTACTCTCATAATGTTTACTATGCCAGCTATTCAtgagttttctttttcttggctttcaccaccatgCTCCGAGGATCAGTTATATTATCATGTGGTTTCATCCCCTTCCCAATCGTAATTGGTTCCGTGGTAACTGAAGCTaaagtttattaatttatatacaaaaattatgGTTTATCAACACGCTTCTTCAATTTCAAAGGATAATATTGTCTTTTCTATATGTTTATCCCATAGATTGGTCTACATATTGTATGAGCTTCAGGGTGATTGGCTTATTTTTGTAAATGAActagtaataaaattaatgagtaAATTTAAATACCAtgtgacataaaaaaaattatactccctccggtccttattataagaaacactttgacaaaatcacacagaccaaggaaggtaaattttcacattaatgattctaacattttatgttatattccaaaactaacctttgactagcatgagaaatagacttctctaattaatgcactagcattataatgaattatttgattgtatttaataagggtacaaatggaattgtgtcaaagtgtttcttataaaaaggaccaaataaaaattccaaagtgtttcttataaaaaggaccgaagggagtaattaataaaattatattattaattcaattaatattataaatttaaggCCTAAGAAAATGTGAGGCTCAAGACGGCTGCCTCACTTAACTCCCTCTTGGGCAAGCCTTGACACATATGTTTTTGTTTGAAGTAAATTAGAGTCATCCCCCTTGACActaatagttttattttttcagaAGAATCTCAAATCGAATGAGTTAATGGCTGGGGAGATTTGATCCTTTGGCCTTTACTATACCATGTCTTTCTGTTTTGTAACCATACAATTATCCATACTCATTTCCAACTTATGATTAACTATTAGTTGAATAACAAAAACACAAATGACATGTTTACAATTtggtatataatattttttttgccacAATCTTTTTGCCTCCTCTACCACTACATTTTGTCTCCTCTATCAAAATTTCGGAGTTGTATTTGTTATGAtctcaaaatataatataatttgttCGTCTTGtacaaatatttgatttttattaataatatatttaccggtaaaaaaaaacaactcaaAATATAATGATATAGATTTATCAAATGTTTCAAAAGGATTTTGAAAactctttaatttattttcctcTTGAGGGTAGATCAGCCTTTTTAacatttaacttattttttattattttttctttgtcgttatctttcttattttaattttaatatattttctctttcttctactttttttttatgcaattctACTAATCTTCTATTTcttactttaaatttttaattttaatattttatttccactctctctctctctttaattttttattactttcttttttctttcaacttttaatctttttttattctctttcaatttctcattaatgttgttattttctttcaactttttttttttttttataaattaagagcataaaGACATTAAAGTCATGCCTCTAgctcatatataattttttaaaaaaaagaggagaaaatatatacaaaataggAGGGTCAAACCATATCCagaaaacattataaaaatatttcattaatgttgttattttaaatttcatggTTTTCAAATTTACAATGAGTACTCCGATGCAACTATAAGCACATAAAATCCACAAACACGGTTCAAATATTTTAACGGATTTtcacatatattatttttatatagaaatACTACATCAATGTTGTTATTTTGAATATACATgtgttttcaaaatatcatatcgaTGTTATCATATCAtgatataaaaatttgtttatacaaatataattatagATTTGCAACCGGTGCAGTGTATATTTTAACagattttcatatataaaataaaattaacatagtTCAGTAAAATAACTATATTTATAAACTATtaacaaatttattatatttcttaatattaatgtaaaaactataaaccctaaactCCTTCTCATAGCGAGTAGAGTAACATTTCTCCATATGATGAATTTTGTTGATTGATGAACATCGTTGTTTAGGACTTTTTTTGTGACAGCACAATTTAATAGACAAATAAATTACTAAGTTTAAAATATGCATATGGATGAAGTTGCGTCACTAATTTTCCTAACAAACTCAAGGTTTTCAAGAAACAGATGACCCAATGTAAAGATCCTCTTAAGACACAGATGGCACAATGTAAAGCTAAGACCAGTCATTTGATTAGAATTAAGAATTTTGAAAGCTAACACCACTAATATTGAATCAGTTTCCAACCAAATGTTTTTCCAATTCCTGTTGTGAGACACTTCAATTGCCCTCATTGCACCACATAGCCCAGCTTGAAAAGCTGATGCAGTACCTAAAGGTTATGCAAAACAATAGATCAAATATGCCACATGATTCCTAAATATATCGCCACAAGAAGCCAAACCAGTGCTCCCATATTGCATTTTAACCAGTTAATCAAAGGGGGCTTCCAGAGAACTTCTTTGATCACAGTATTGATTGAATGGTGAATGGAGACATTGAACTTCTTCAAAATAGTAAAGTCTCTAATCGAGAGGAATAAAGTTAAGGTAACAATGCCCTAGAATGATGATGAGAACTTTAACATATATTTGTTTTACGGTGTTCTTTTGAATTAAAAACCTATGTACAAAAATCGACATAGAAttatatcaaataataaattaacgagaaatgttaaaaaaaaatgactaataatatatttaaataaagaatacgaaaaacttatttaatttgACTGAAGCGTTAAAATGCACTAAACTTAGGAGTATTTCACCACTATAGATCACTTATCCGGTGAAGTTGGCCGGTCTCATATAGCTAATACACTTCAAAATACAACAATCATTTTTTTGTTAGCACTACACTTTCATGAATTATTAAGAACTAGAAAACCACCTTTTAGATGCTCAAAAGAACTAATTAGTTTTACCTTGCTTACTCCCAAAAGATAAAGGTGGTTTGAGTTTAAAGAATCTAAATTTTTTCAACCAAGCTTTACTTTGTAAATGAAAGTGAAGAGGTTTGTGTGATCATAATACCTTATGTACCAAACTATTAGAGCATAGATATGAGAGTTTGGCTGATAATTTTTTGCACTCTAATCTTAGCAATGTCAAAGGTCAATCTTTGGTGGCGTGATATTATGAAGATTGGGGGAATTGAGAATGATGCGTGGTTCAGGACTAATGTGAGCAATGGTGCAGATAACATACGATGGGGGCTTACTAAATCAGGTATTTTTTCGGTGAATTCGACGTATGAGTTCCTTCACTTTCACGAAGTTGTTGTGGCTATTGATATAAACGTAGTAAAAACTCTACAACAATTATGGTTAAATGATGTTCCATCCAAAGTGAGCATTTTTTGATGGGGGTTATTATTATCAAGACTTCCAACTCGCATGACATTGACatttattaggaatatttacGGTAATGTAGTAAGATTGATACTaattaacattattattattattattattattattattattattattattattattattattattattattattagtggttaGTTGTCAACATTTTTTAGTAAtaatgtttatgtttcttttcttttttttaatgaaaatattgtttatgtttcttttgttttttatagggtatttttttttataattatttatatattcttatttttatgcggtttcttcttatttttctatattttttctataatttttttattgactaaactttctataatgtttttattgtttttcccCCTATTTTTAGGCGCATAAATTGTtatgttttgtttctatatataatttattttgttcctattttttagtatatcattttttttgtatatatcttatattttttctatatattttttaattttttttattgaaattataatgaaggatataaaatttgcaacgtagttaaaaataataaggataaattaataactttggggtaatcaattttaatatattagaccatctccaatgatgtagtacctattaggtactcatagtacttattaggtactaccattggagcacaacacattttagtacctaataggtaccacttctaatataagaactttttctctcttctttttatgggacccactttatctaatatattcaaaaaataaaaaaatcacaatttttaaattggcataaaaatttaatgtcaatCATATATAGACGTTGGTAgtcattgtttgtttctttttaccgttggaaaaaaaataaatactcctatcatataaatcaaaaccaaattgaagGATTATATTCCTCTCAaaattaccattttattaattattttaaattattttttgattatgtaattcttaaaatttggcaatattatttcaaattaaatttcaaattttaatgatgtggagttattgatgggacccattttagaactttttaagaaatgctccattggaagggttgagtacctattaagtactattattaaaaaaataataaattgataatGTGTCTATGTAggaccatttaagtactaaaaaatggAGTGCTTCATTGTAGATGCTCTTAGTAATAGATTTTAAACATCTATAAAAAccattcaaattaaaatttaaaagtttaaagATAAGTAAACAAATTTGATTTTAGCAGAAGTTAAAATTACGTGTAAGAAAAATTTTATAgaactaaaaatttaataaaaatggctaaacttaaattttttattttattttttttatcatttcgcTTCATTGATGTAAAGTGTACTACTGagttttcaataatttaaatttgggtcttgttaacatgtgccataaGATATCTCAATATAGAAACTCAATAtttaatgttataaaaaatttaatgtttcaaaagttaaaatacacaaattaacatttaatagcCGCCGCTCCCCCTCTCTTCTAACCCTATTttgcttttcttcttcatcatccaccaaggaggggtggtttttgggtcaatttttgacccaaaatcacccctctaagttgtttttttattttctttccatttaaataagtgatttcacataaattaagtttttaagttttgtttttcttgttttgtgatttcgtcgtctgagtgcggcgctTTGTTGGTGGTCGTCATTGTTACGGCGTTTGTTTGTCcgtcttgttgcggtgttcgtttgGTTCATTTTGAAAGGTAgatttcaatcaattgcagattcgatcaatgatttgggcatcatcgttgcagatccggaagcatggacattctggtgacttttatcatattatattatttgtaggcatattgcaattgccgttgtatgctattaacatggatgctgtgagattgtttgcagtttcatcctttttgtttttagctatgttgaatttgtatttgcatgtGATGTActgtatcaattattggaatgaatgaatatccttattttgagtcaaaaaaaaaaaattaacatttaataatttctatttttacttccttaaattctcctttaaattttaaatcctTCCCTAGTTTAGTTTAGGTGCTACACTTTACACGTTTTTTCCTGCAACTGcatactctctctctctctttctctgtCTCTGTtgataaaataacttttcaGTTTTGAAACAACACACCACTCATATTGAGATTCCCGATTCAACTCTTTTTCCCAAACACCCAAAAGTCCAAAACAACACCAACGtcaacaaaacaataaattaacGCAATTAATACTTTATTAAATAATTCTCACATTTCACGGAGTTACtgttccttaaattcactcaaAGTTCTGCTAATTTTTATCGACGTTAGTTGCTTCGATTGTGATTGACGCAAGGACGCTAAATTTAATAGAGAGAGATATGGTTCCATCTCTTTTCAATGGAAGAGAACTGAAACTACTTGACGGAACTAGGTCAATAATGAGCTCGATGAAATGAATTGTTCGAAATAacttgaatttaattttttataaaagtaattttaataaaattttacaatcgaAGTTTAAATTACCAGATCCATTCCCAAAAAACGAGAGGGTTtattttataccaaaaaaaaaaatattctaaactTTCAAATGTCAGAAAAGCAGAACAACATGCCAAACACCACCACTCAATCTCAACTCCATCCAACGTTCTCCTGCTTCTCACTTCTTGTTCATGTGAGATTTTACCATACATTGTTGTTCCCTTGCTCTAAACTAAACCTTAGTTTTTGTTCtcttttgttattgttgttattgttgatgatgatgatgatgatgtttttttAATGTTGCTATGTTTGAATGCAACAATGGCTTGTTTTATTGAGTGTTGAAGTGTAACATTGTTCCCTAAATAGTGATAAAAATCTAACctttatatcttttttttccaaaaagggtacatttttaattaatttttgtttaggtAAGAAAACCCATTTCATCAAATGTACTATTTTGCATGATTTtgcagtttttattttttgcatttttgttGAAGTGAAGATCAAGGGTCACTTTTAGATTGATGTGTTCAAgttcaaaatttgaacttttttaCAATGGAATTATCAACAAACACTAAACAAGTGAAACCCAACTCAAACATATCAGAAATGGTTTACAAATTTGCCAAAGTTTGTAAATTGAAATCTATTGGGGTTTTCACTTCTGAAAACCCCAATCTTCAACATTTGCATAGACCCATTTTCAATGAGTCTCTTCTGAGTGGAAATAGCAATGAGGAAATCAAATGCAATGTCGAAAAAGTTCATCCTCAGAGTCACAAGATTGAAGTGAAAACCAAAGAGGAATCTTGTGGTGATTTGGTGATCttgaataatatatttgatgcTGTTTTGGATTTGAAATTTGCATATCTTGAGCTACAAAAAGCTCACATTCCGTATGATCCGAAGAAGATTGTTGCTgctgatgatattgttgttgcTGAGATTGAGAAGCTTTGCAAGTTCAAGAGTGAGTATAAGGAGAAACAATCTAAGAAGGCGATTATCAATGCTGAACTATCTGATCTTTTGATGAATGAAATTGTGGCGAAGGAGGACTTTTTAGGGAAGCTTAAGTCTCGAAAAAGTGCGAAAGATTCTAAGATTCTTCGGTTGCGACACTTGCTTAATGATTTGGAAATAGGGAATGAAAATCTGAATGAGAAACTCAGACAGATTAGGTTAGAGCATAGGAAAAAAGAAAGTGTTTTGACTGTTGCTAAGTTTCAACATGTTTTTAAGGCTGCTTCGAAATCTATCCATGATTTTGCAAAACCGTTGATTAGCTTGATGAAAGCTTCAGGTTGGGATCTTGATATGGCAACAAAGTCGATTGAAAGCGATGCTGTTTATTCGAAAAAATGTGACAAGAAATATGCTTTCGAGGCCTACATTGCACGAAGAATGTTTCACAGTATTGCATTAACTTCCTATGACGTGAGTGATGTTATGAAGTTCGATGATCCGTTTGACGCACTAATGGAGAATCCATATTCAGATTTTGCGAAATTTTGTCAAACGAAGTATCTTCTGGTTGTTCCACCCGAAATGGAAGAGTCGTTCTTTGGCAATTTGGATTACCACAAATTCGTAATGAGCGGCAAGCACCCGAGAACAGAATTCTATCAACTATTTGTGAAAATGGCGAAATGGATTTGGGTTTTATTAAGATCTGCTGTCACAATCGATCCTAATGCAACAATGTTTTCTGTGAGCAAAGGAAGCATGTTCTCAAACTTGTACATGGAATCTGTTGAGAAAGAAAACGAGTTCGCAATTCTTTCGGATGAAGAACAAGCTACTTATAAAGTTCAGTTTATGATCATGCCAGGGTTTAAAATTGGATCGATCATTGTTAAGTCTCAAGTTTATGCTTCTCAACATCGTTCAAGCTCAATGGTGGCCACTTTAACTGGTAATTCGGCTTATAGAACCACATAACTTTGTGTTTTAATAGTTTTACCTTAGTTAGTCAACATAACAATGACTACTAGGATATGCTAGAAAATCGATCCACAAGCTCTTTATTTTGTAATCTTAAAGACCTTAATACCTGTTGTGTGTTTAGTTAACTTTAATTACTTCCCTGTATTTTCTTTTAATCCCTTTCAAATGTCTCTATCAAATGTAAATTGATGTTTAAGTAAACTTTCTATGatgatttctttttaatttattttgtggtCATCACTCATCAATGATTTCATTTTAATGTATATTACAGAAGAGATTAATTGCTATACACTCTCAGTGTAAACCTTTTTTACACATTAATCCAATCAAATTACACTATAttgtcatttttataacatagTTCTTCAAATCTCTAAACAGAAATCTACTTGACGTGATTTGATTGGATGCATTGTACTGTAACAAAAAATTACACTGTCAGTGTGTATAAATTAAATCCAGTACAGAACCACATTACTAAACTCATTCTaaaaaaatgttccttacaaaccttattctaaaaaaatttgCTTACTTCCAATTTCTTGCAACTGCAAAACTGAAAACTTGTGTAAAAAGTATTCTTTTTTAAGTGATAATCTATTTATATTGTCTCCTTACTTCTTAAGCTTGTCATATTCCTCATTATCTGGAGAAAACAGGTCCTTGCAAAGCTCACCATAAAATCTAGAAACTAAACCAATGAAGACAGGACACTTAAGATTCTTCCAACAATATAGAAGTTCTTCAACATCCATCAAATCCTTAGGCTTCCCTTCTTCCACGATCATTTCCGCCAAATAGTTCTCGAAACTCCTGCATGCATCTTCCACTTCTTCGCTTGAAGCTTCACTTTTCGAAGCTTCCTTTTTGTTTGTCCTTACACGAGCTGGCGTAAGTGGTGATGGAAAGATTGGAGTTTCATGCACGTTGGAGGGACTCTTGAGGCTTGGCAATGTGACATAGTCTTTGGATTTCTTCGGAGAACAAAACACAGATAAGAAAGAAGACATTGGTTTCGATGGGGAAGAGGGTTTCTTGGATTTAGATTTTCTGAGAGCTCGTTTAAATACAAGTttcttgggtttgagtttgaaGAAAAAGATTAGTTTTTTGCATGGTTTGAGAAACTTGGATTTAAAGATACTCAATGCTT encodes:
- the LOC123923425 gene encoding transcription repressor OFP17-like, with protein sequence MKVKALSIFKSKFLKPCKKLIFFFKLKPKKLVFKRALRKSKSKKPSSPSKPMSSFLSVFCSPKKSKDYVTLPSLKSPSNVHETPIFPSPLTPARVRTNKKEASKSEASSEEVEDACRSFENYLAEMIVEEGKPKDLMDVEELLYCWKNLKCPVFIGLVSRFYGELCKDLFSPDNEEYDKLKK
- the LOC123922533 gene encoding protein GRAVITROPIC IN THE LIGHT 1-like, which translates into the protein MVYKFAKVCKLKSIGVFTSENPNLQHLHRPIFNESLLSGNSNEEIKCNVEKVHPQSHKIEVKTKEESCGDLVILNNIFDAVLDLKFAYLELQKAHIPYDPKKIVAADDIVVAEIEKLCKFKSEYKEKQSKKAIINAELSDLLMNEIVAKEDFLGKLKSRKSAKDSKILRLRHLLNDLEIGNENLNEKLRQIRLEHRKKESVLTVAKFQHVFKAASKSIHDFAKPLISLMKASGWDLDMATKSIESDAVYSKKCDKKYAFEAYIARRMFHSIALTSYDVSDVMKFDDPFDALMENPYSDFAKFCQTKYLLVVPPEMEESFFGNLDYHKFVMSGKHPRTEFYQLFVKMAKWIWVLLRSAVTIDPNATMFSVSKGSMFSNLYMESVEKENEFAILSDEEQATYKVQFMIMPGFKIGSIIVKSQVYASQHRSSSMVATLTGNSAYRTT